In Erigeron canadensis isolate Cc75 chromosome 6, C_canadensis_v1, whole genome shotgun sequence, the following are encoded in one genomic region:
- the LOC122604558 gene encoding protein MIZU-KUSSEI 1: MAYHTVAPANFTTVECHKQVRSWRLLRSILELLIQACTCTLVERQEFEDHHHPYQPFHHPKPSSLVFPTTTNTITGTIFGSRTGKVNFCIQTNAKSQTPILLLELTISTTFLAREMKNGHLRIALECTNEPESSHNNNINKPLLSMPLWTMYCNGKKVGFAFKKKPSSKDIKVLKHMEKVCVGAGIIKAKDIEREDNIMYLRGNFNRVTSKSMNRSETFHMIDPDGNIGQELSIFFFRPK; this comes from the coding sequence ATGGCCTATCACACGGTTGCTCCGGCCAACTTCACGACGGTCGAATGCCATAAACAAGTCCGTTCATGGCGGCTTCTTCGTTCCATCTTGGAACTACTAATCCAAGCTTGCACGTGCACTCTTGTCGAAAGACAAGAGTTCGAAGATCACCACCATCCCTATCAACCTTTCCACCATCCAAAACCTTCTTCACTAGTCTTTCCAACGACCACAAACACTATCACCGGTACCATATTTGGTTCACGAACCGGAAAAGTCAATTTTTGTATCCAAACAAACGCTAAATCCCAAACTCCAATCCTTCTACTTGAACTCACCATATCCACCACCTTTCTTGCACGTGAAATGAAAAATGGTCATCTAAGAATCGCTCTAGAGTGCACAAATGAGCCCGAATCATCtcacaataataatattaataaaccTCTTTTATCTATGCCATTATGGACTATGTATTGTAATGGAAAAAAAGTTGGATTTGCATTCAAGAAGAAGCCATCATCAAAAGATATCAAAGTTTTGAAACATATGGAGAAAGTATGCGTTGGTGCAGGGATCATAAAGGCAAAAGACATCGAACGTGAAGATAATATAATGTACCTAAGAGGAAACTTCAATAGGGTTACAAGTAAATCTATGAATCGATCAGAAACGTTTCATATGATTGATCCTGATGGTAATATCGGTCAAGAACTTAGTATATTCTTTTTCCGACCAAAATAA
- the LOC122603539 gene encoding E3 ubiquitin-protein ligase RING1-like has protein sequence MAFFHRKILQKAIIKVKNCPPKDDECLTLRPVVLIPPPPTSSNHSLSPFLIVLFCGLAASFCFIFYLTLVTIYRRRQRNQENIERIHEDFINGDLGPTMHHHPIWLINTIGLDESQIESIQVVKYKKDDGLIEGTDCSVCLSEFEEDESLRLLPKCSHAFHVPCIDTWLRSHKNCPLCRAPIIKNTNDQTDHGSSETNLVETISTNEGQNPSHQDSENYTDHHVVEIENNNGEVEKTRSSSGVRVQSDLVDRYRVQNDEVVAIRRSASVGASLVSVKPPPHDQERRSINPLVVSKKLDIKPKKGHHKLKGSSSSISIRSKVMKSTSFGHSLRKTSSFTTKSYENRSY, from the coding sequence ATGGCTTTTTTTCATCgaaaaattcttcaaaaagcCATAATCAAGGTCAAAAATTGTCCTCCTAAGGACGACGAGTGTCTTACGCTGCGACCAGTGGTGCTCattccaccaccaccaacgTCGTCCAACCACTCACTTTCGCCGTTTCTAATTGTCTTGTTTTGCGGCTTGGCTGCTtcattttgtttcattttttaccTCACACTTGTTACAATATACCGAAGACGCCAAAGAAACCAAGAGAATATCGAACGAATTCATGAAGATTTTATTAACGGGGATCTTGGTCCAACCATGCACCATCATCCAATTTGGTTGATAAATACAATTGGTCTTGATGAATCCCAAATTGAATCTATTCAAGTTGTCAAGTATAAAAAAGACGACGGGTTAATTGAAGGGACGGATTGTTCGGTTTGTTTGAGTGAGTTTGAGGAAGATGAAAGTCTTAGACTTTTACCAAAATGTAGTCACGCTTTTCATGTCCCTTGTATTGATACTTGGCTAAGGTCTCATAAAAATTGTCCTTTATGTCGAGCTCCAATCATCAAAAACACGAATGATCAAACGGATCATGGTTCATCCGAGACAAATTTGGTTGAAACAATTAGTACTAATGAGGGCCAAAACCCGAGTCATCAAGATTCTGAAAATTATACTGATCATCATGTGGTGGAAATCGAAAACAATAATGGAGAAGTAGAGAAAACGAGGAGTAGTAGTGGGGTGAGGGTGCAAAGTGATTTGGTTGATCGATATCGTGTACAAAATGATGAGGTTGTGGCAATAAGGAGATCTGCTTCAGTTGGCGCATCCTTAGTGTCCGTAAAACCTCCTCCTCACGATCAAGAAAGGcgttcgattaatcctttggtaGTGTCAAAGAAACTTGACATCAAGCCAAAAAAAGGTCATCATAAGCTAAAAGGTTCGAGCTCTAGCATTAGCATAAGGAGTAAAGTGATGAAGAGTACTTCGTTTGGGCATTCTTTACGAAAGACAAGTAGTTTTACAACTAAAAGTTACGAGAATCGATCTTATTGA
- the LOC122605958 gene encoding UDP-glycosyltransferase 91D1-like, translated as MALDNTDDINKQLHVVMFPWLAFGHIIPFLQLSKFITQKGHKVSFLSTTKTIERLPSDLEPLINLVRLKLPHVQELPHNAEATMDVRTDDIHYLKKAFDGLEPQVTRFLEKESPDWIIYDFAPYWLPDIAAGLGISRGFFAIVTPWFMAFRGPLPKDVINHSDNQKTVEDFMMPPSSIPFPNNLCYRKHEATWMVGTSLVNASGVTDIYRSQMVIKGSECVFIRHCFEFEPQWITLLEELNHTPVVPVGLMPPETATKVGEEKSDTWMTIKTWLDGHPKGQAIYVALGSEVMVGKREISELALGLELSGLPFLWALRKPAGFTESNSVELPDGFLERTKDRGMVLMSWVPQLQILSHESIGGFLTHCGWGSIVEGLMFGHPLIMLPFLVDQGPNARVLVEKQVGIEVPRNEEDGSFTGDSVARSLNSVIVNDEGKIYKANAMAWSRIFGDKKLHKKYVDNFMKYLKSQRV; from the coding sequence ATGGCGCTAGATAACACCGATGACATCAATAAACAACTTCATGTTGTGATGTTCCCATGGCTTGCTTTTGGTCATATCATTCCTTTCCTTCAACTTTCTAAATTCATAACTCAAAAAGGTCACAAAGTCTCTTTTCTTTCCACTACAAAAACTATCGAGCGCCTCCCTTCTGATCTCGAACCGCTTATAAATTTAGTTCGACTCAAGCTTCCACATGTTCAAGAGCTGCCGCATAACGCAGAAGCCACTATGGATGTCCGTACGGATGATATTCATTACCTCAAAAAGGCATTTGATGGTCTCGAACCACAAGTCACTCGGTTTCTTGAGAAAGAGTCTCCTGACtggattatatatgattttgctCCTTATTGGTTGCCTGATATCGCAGCTGGCCTTGGCATCTCAAGGGGTTTTTTCGCTATAGTAACCCCCTGGTTCATGGCATTTCGTGGACCATTGCCCAAGGACGTGATAAATCATTCTGATAATCAAAAAACAGTTGAAGATTTTATGATGCCACCTTCGTCGATACCCTTTCCTAACAATTTATGCTATCGCAAACATGAAGCTACGTGGATGGTGGGTACTAGTTTGGTTAACGCTTCTGGGGTTACAGATATATATCGTTCGCAAATGGTTATAAAGGGTTCCGAGTGCGTGTTTATAAGACATTGCTTTGAATTTGAACCCCAATGGATAACCCTTTTAGAAGAATTAAACCATACCCCTGTAGTTCCCGTGGGGTTAATGCCACCAGAAACGGCAACCAAAGTTGGAGAAGAGAAAAGTGACACGTGGATGACCATCAAGACGTGGCTTGATGGTCATCCAAAAGGTCAAGCGATATATGTGGCGTTAGGAAGTGAAGTTATGGTGGGTAAAAGAGAGATCAGTGAGTTAGCTTTAGGTTTAGAGCTTTCTGGGTTGCCCTTTTTATGGGCTCTTAGAAAGCCTGCTGGTTTCACTGAGTCTAACTCAGTGGAACTGCCAGACGGATTCTTGGAAAGAACCAAGGATCGTGGGATGGTATTAATGAGTTGGGTACCTCAGCTACAGATACTCAGCCATGAGTCGATTGGTGGGTTCTTGACTCATTGTGGTTGGGGGTCGATTGTGGAAGGGCTAATGTTCGGTCACCCTTTGATAATGTTACCATTTTTGGTGGACCAAGGTCCTAATGCTCGAGTGTTGGTGGAGAAACAAGTTGGAATCGAGGTGCCACGAAATGAAGAAGATGGATCATTCACCGGGGACTCGGTGGCTAGATCACTCAATTCGGTTATTGTCAATGATGAAGGGAAGATCTACAAAGCCAACGCGATGGCCTGGAGCCGAATATTTGGTGACAAGAAACTACACAAAAAGTATGTAGACAACTTCATGAAGTATTTGAAAAGTCAAAGGGTGTAG
- the LOC122606256 gene encoding E3 ubiquitin-protein ligase ATL6-like, which translates to MNLCHIFFIIKLAVVLVLIVLVPHAADAQSIRGSTSAYPYDIGGNVSPPVKIILAFLIFGMFLIAFLSLYLRKCLEDPSETRTNLVIVNNQRTRLMFPCGLDRLVVESFPVFLYSDVKHLKIGKGTLECAICISEFGDNERLRFLPKCHHVFHPDCIDAWLASHITCPVCRDDLTKTRLDHDPISIHDPSHDQTYDSRTEPESQNLDLEQVENEHAASKLPRAHTTGHLLVSPGENCERYTLRLPEEVRKHIVTLKRAKSCDCSVDGDSRRAEAGLRKWNPDRICGRSEFWNFTVARRSVSLAKTDSVGKSDMGQSSGSTSLPV; encoded by the coding sequence ATGAATTTGTGTCATatctttttcattataaaattaGCGGTGGTACTAGTGCTGATAGTACTGGTACCACACGCTGCTGATGCTCAATCTATTAGAGGTTCAACATCAGCATATCCTTATGACATTGGAGGAAACGTTAGTCCTCCAGTGAAAATTATACTAGCGTTTCTCATCTTTGGCATGTTTTTAATCGCGTTTCTTTCATTATATCTTCGTAAATGCTTAGAAGATCCTTCAGAAACCCGTACAAATCTTGTTATCGTCAACAACCAACGCACACGCTTGATGTTTCCATGCGGGCTAGACAGATTAGTAGTCGAATCATTTCCTGTTTTTCTTTATTCCGACGTCAAACATCTAAAAATCGGAAAAGGAACATTAGAATGTGCAATATGCATTTCAGAATTTGGCGACAACGAAAGGCTTCGatttttaccaaaatgccaTCACGTTTTTCACCCTGATTGTATTGACGCTTGGTTAGCTTCTCATATCACGTGTCCTGTATGTCGAGATGACCTCACGAAAACTAGACTTGACCATGACCCGATTTCTATCCACGACCCAAGTCATGATCAAACCTACGATTCTAGAACAGAACCCGAGTCGCAGAATCTTGATTTAGAACAAGTAGAAAATGAACACGCGGCTTCAAAGTTACCGCGGGCTCATACTACAGGACATTTACTTGTTTCTCCTGGAGAGAATTGTGAAAGGTATACTTTACGGTTGCCAGAAGAGGTACGGAAACATATCGTGACATTGAAAAGAGCAAAGAGTTGTGACTGCAGCGTTGATGGAGATTCGAGAAGAGCAGAAGCGGGTTTAAGAAAGTGGAATCCGGATCGGATATGTGGGCGATCGGAGTTTTGGAATTTTACAGTGGCAAGGAGGTCTGTTTCTCTTGCGAAAACAGATTCGGTTGGTAAAAGTGATATGGGTCAATCATCCGGATCTACTTCTCTTCCTGTTTAG